From the Accipiter gentilis unplaced genomic scaffold, bAccGen1.1, whole genome shotgun sequence genome, one window contains:
- the LOC126037503 gene encoding uncharacterized protein LOC126037503, with amino-acid sequence MGQMKIGQWIENYSFKVKFLYEQLPKDKIPKWTPQDREQFVSLKKELSQAPVLSLPDLKRPFHLFVNIYEGTAFGVLTQEWAGQKKPVAYLSKLLDPVSRGWPSCLQIIVAAALLLEETNRITFNGDVILYAPHNIRGVLQQKAEKWLTDSRLLKYEGILIESPKLSLKTIGAINPAEFLYPGESNELLHNCFQTIEQQTRIRPDLEEEELQCGEILFIDGSSRIVEEHRNKLWERGLIVQRPPLDLKIHNLKPGDWVLIKTWKEETLRPNWEGPYLVLLTTETAVRTAERGWTHASRIKGPVTKPHWKVVSAPGDTKIILRR; translated from the exons atgggtcagatgAAGATTGG gcaGTGGATAGAGAACtatagttttaaagttaaatttttatatgaacaactgcctaaagacaaaatacccaaatggACCCCGCAAGATCGAGAACAGTTTGTCAGTCTCAAAAAAGAACTAagccaagcaccggttttaagcttaccagatttaaagcggccattccatttatttgttaatatatatgaaggaacggcatttggagttttaactcaggaatgggctggacaaaagaaaccggtggcatatttatcaaagctgttggaccctgtaagcaggggttggccaagttgtttacaaataattgttgctgCAGCCTTATTACTCGAGGAAACAAATCGCATTACTTTTAATGGAGACGTTATCTTATATGCGCCTCATAATATCAGGGGAGtgttacaacaaaaagcagaaaaatggcttacagatagccgattattaaagtatgaaggaatacttatagaatcccctaaactatctttaaaaacgaTTGGAGCAATTAACCCAGCTGAATTTTTGTATCCAGGAGAAAGTAATGAACTAttacacaattgttttcaaacaattgaacaacagacacgcattaggccagacttagaagaagaagaactacaatgtggagaaatattatttatagatgggtcatcacgaatagtagAAG aacatcgtaacaagctttgggaacgtGGACTGATTGTACAACGACCGCCGTTggatttaaaaattcataatcttAAACCTGGGGATTGGGTACTaattaaaacgtggaaagaagaaaccctaagacccaactgggagggaccatatcttgttttacttaccacagaaacagctgtccggactgctgagcgtggatggactcatgccagtcgcattaaaggcccggtaacaaaaccccactggaaggtggtcagtgcaccaggtgacaccaagattatattgagaagataa